The Porites lutea chromosome 11, jaPorLute2.1, whole genome shotgun sequence genome contains the following window.
GGAGCGGCGGGTCAAACAGAAAGCGGGTAAATGATAttggaatgcaaaaaatttCTGAAAGGAGGTTGAGACTGGGAAGCTCATTAACAGCTACGGACAAAAAGAACTGTAAACACGTGCAGAGGCATTGTAGGATTagtaaaaaaacataaaaagctgGAAGAAGGGAATTTTGTAACTTAGACTAATAACATTCAAAATGAACAGAGAAACTAGCAAAGTATGCCAGAAATAGATCACTATGAAAAATATTCCCCAAACTGAAGGTAGAATAGAAATATCAACGGTACACTCAGAGCTCTAAACCGCGCCTAAAACTAGCGGGGTGAACGTCAGAAGAAACTGGTATAACATCGAGACAATCCTGATCCATATTACGCCTTGCCGCTTAAAAAATTCAGTACTAAATTAGAATAGACTGCACCTGATTGTTGTCCTTCATGAAGCCGTTTGGGATGTTTGGCTTGTCCATCGTCGGGTAACAGGAACGCTTTCCACAGGCAAAACAGGTCCCGACACTGGGTCGACGAGAAGGCGAAAAACAGGAACGTTTGACATAAGAGGCTGGGGTTGCATCTGTGAACTTGAGGTGGACGCCGGCGTTCCAACTGGCGAGGATCTGTTGTTGAGAGTTGAAAGAGTGGTCTTCTTCTTAGCGGCCTAGTACGCTACATGGCCGCAAAATTCTGCACTGTGGATCCTTTGAAACTGGTCTTCGTTGGCCTTCTTCTTGAACTTACGTGGTTCGCTATACTTtagtttcttaatttctttcatCTGCTGCTCGGCAAAATATTCGTTAGCGCGCTTGATTTGACCAACGGTTTCTGTTAACAAATCTTTAAACGAGTCCATAAACTGTTTGTTATTCTCCTAAATGAGATCGGACACTTCGTCTTCGCTGACCGATATAACGCAAGAAAGAGCCGATAACAGCGTTAAGAAAAACGAAAGAGAGGGTGGTTCgtaagcctagatgacgtacacgtgatatacgcagccttatatacccccgatatgggtacccatggtgcacccggcctagtacccaggccctgttgtatctcgtgccgtcaaaatatttatttctgtcttcttcgctggctcattcgtcagaaataacattctttcaaatcgctgtgtatttgactctttttgttttaaacggtatctcgtgtctgattttattgctagcatatattagtcgcgtgtttaatcaattgatccttgttaagttatttgttttataataatacgtcaatatggtcccttgaggtttttcctatagagctaatttgtattcaactttgggcttgtgaactcgcataattacctaACTAATGACGCGTGAAACGTtgagaaaacagttctgtagtagtcagacaaacttgaaataaagcgttttcagcTCCCCTTTGTGTATgtcttgtttatatatatccgagttttagcgctaaataagatataggaagctgtttctcgcgttgctaggtgattgctcttattttccttttaattaagtTACTTACCgagcaagtctaggcaagcctattgttcctattatAGTAGAGAAAcactcattagtaaacctataccgaattagtatgcagggcgacacttaattagtatgcaggaaatccaaattagtatgcgggaaggcagtgagcaggcttttatgcggttcaaacaataaaaatacggcaaccaaccagaaggcttcgtcaaacgagacagccaatgagcgtctttctaattccggtcaaccaatcaaaacaactatgacatcatagtaccccggaatacatatgacatcatcttccgaaaataactaaaacctgtcaaaccggttataccaaccatgaccgccacaagataaaaatagaacatgacatcattgataaacccgtcaaactggatatacttaatgagattccaccgcaagttaatgagattcctgcgcattttattcatgagatcaagacaaaaggttatgacgtcacctagttaatgtattcctgcgcattttattcatgagatcaagacaaaaggttatgacgtcacctagttaatgtattcctgcgcacgctaatgagattcctgcgcaaaaaaggggttaatttcatccctcctatactactcatTGCCGCTCTCACAAGTGTACTGGCCCCCCAAAAAATACCAAgacaagaataaaaaaacacaaaaggtttgaaatttcattgttgTCGGCTTAGCTAACAAACAATGCGCTATTGTTCTCCGTTTCTCACCTAAGTGAGAACAAGTGGTTTGAACAAATTATGACCCGTGAAACGCCCTTTCTCGATGCTGTGTGAAAACCTTTACAATGCTTACAATGAAATACGTCATTGTCTGCGGTCGGATCAAAAACTGACAAACAAACAGATGTCAAAAACAAGTGGCCAATTATTGCCCTGTGAAAGACGACCTTTATGTAACCTATACCTCATGAATAATATCATGaaataagggcctgtttacatgcatggagtgggggaccccggtctagtggggttggtttcttttgttttcacgctctgggggacacaaaacaaaagaaacctaccccactagaccgggggtcccccactccatgtaaacagggtctaagttAGATAAACCCCTCGAACGTCGGTATTAATCCATATACATCCCGAGGGCCTACGGCCCTCGGGCTGTATATGGCTTTAAACCTCCGTTCTCGGGCTTTATCTCTTACTTatttgcccccaaaattttgcataagcactgTTTTCGAtatctcttgggacggctgtaatacccaggagaaatgaaaaaacaaaggttatgcaaaattttgaggggcaaataaggtgcattgtGGGAGATGTGGAAGTGGCCAATAGTTTTTTGTCACGGTTGTTGCACGTTCTCCTTGCCATGAGGATCCATGGGCTCGGAGACTTTTATTACTTCATACCACCAGCACCTTCTCATAATAAGCAACTGAATAAACGGCATGCATTTTTAACTGAAGCCGGAATCTCTCTCTCCCCCCCTCCGAAAATCTTCGCTGCATTTCCTATCTATAGCCGTATAATTCGACAAGGAGTACCATATCCCTCAAGGCCTGAAACGTGTCCAGAAACTACGCATGACTGATACAACCGACATAACGCTGCCATGCAATGATCGAGTCATCCTCTAAAACCATATTACACATGCGACCAAGCTGCAAATGCCGGTTTAAGAGCTCATTTTTGTTGCCCCTCCAACGCATTCCTCTCTGCGTACAACGCTTAATATTCTTCACTGTCAAAAATTTGTACCAAAACTAAAACCCGTGTAtcctgtttttcattgtttttaacgcATCATATCCACGTAATTCATTCTTTTGGCCTTCGTAATGGCAAACCAGAAAACAAGCCAAACCCGTTTCTGCTCAGCAAACACATGGAAACACAGAATCAAACATTTTGTCTAACTTTCAAAACCTCGCAGCTATAATGACAACGTAATCCAGTACACGTTGAACGTAAATTTTTATTACAACTAAGATAGGAACATTCACATTGATTAATTCTACAATGTACGATTGGAAAAGTAAAGTGAACGTGGCTTTTCCATTCATTATTATGCGAGAATTCCAGGTTCTCTTATCATTAATCCAGAAACCAATCAAAACTGGGAAAATTTCCCGGCGTCATCTGGCAGCGACAAATCTGCAATGGAAATGAATCTGATTCTAATTGGGGAAAACATGATAAAGTAGACATGAGCTAAGCTAGTCAAAACCAATTTTAAAAGGTCGCTCTGAGAAGTAGAAATCATATCATCACGTGAGATCAGCTGGAGATCACAATGAGTTATTCGACAGGAGGAAATGCTAGGCAGCAAGAAGCGTACTGCGAAAACACGCACAAGTGTCTATAGGAGTCACCAGCGAGTGCCTGACAAGCCAGTTTTGATTGGGTAACTGTTCTCTAGTATGTTTCCTCCCAAAATTGACATAATTTTATATTCAACGAACCATCCTTAACTCCTGTCGCATAAAAGAATTATGGAGTTAAACCCCTCtaagttaatgtttttttgaaTCTTTGGTGCAGCGCAATAAACAGTACCAGAGGAAAGTGCTGATCAGTTGCTTTCATTTCAATGATCACACTTAAGGATTCAATCCCCAGACTGAAAAGTACATTTTAGTCAACAGTATTAAATTAAAGTACTGGTCCAACTTGCTCATAAGGTGCAtggcactatccactggataaatctctgtcCAGAGGATGACGCAGTTGTTTTCTATAATATCTATATCTACTGGATAATGATTTATTCGGTGTAAAGaactatccagcttttgaacttcaCTACTACTAGGACCTTCTCTACACATTTCCTCTTCAGGGTTTGGCTCATAGACAAACTCTTAAGCTAGAACATACTATGAGTTTTGGAAACAAAGGTTGCTAATAGTTTAACTCTCTGCGTAATGGAAAGAAACGTATTTTTTGTGCATGCAAAATTATAACAACCTAAAGATGAAAATGCGATTTCTATTTTTTATCACAATACCAAAACGTTGTCaagataatgtttttttttgttgtcgttTCGTTTGGTAACCTCATAATTAATTGATGATTCAAATCAATAAgtcaaaataaaatacaaacaaaaatacTTAGAAGAAACAACATTATTTTTAGgtttagttttcaacaaaatgtTTTGCATATTTACATAATTTCGAGGGAATACTTGACCAATGTAGAAATTTGTTTAACCGTCACTAATTATACACTAAACATTTTAACCTCATTCTAGGAGCCCTAATAGTCTAATGCTACTACAAATGAAGACAGAGACCACCTTAATCATTTGAAAGGCAGCtggaagaaattaaaaatgcaagAAAGTCACGTTTATATGCCAgaacaaaaattataaaaaggtTGAAAAAATACAAGTGACACAAAAATATGTTGGAAAAATACCACTGCAACTTTGATGATAATATATGACTTGTCAGGatgaaaacattgtttttgcttTACAATTTTGAAGCAGCATAGAATATAAAAATACTTTCAAACCACTTGGTATTAATTCCTAGCAATTCAAGTGATTAAGGTGGTCTGCGAGGAGATGTGCGCCTTTGAATTGGTCACAAGTCTGCTACTTAATTGTGCCTTCATTCACCGTTTTCTCATTCTCACGTTCTTGAAGAGTGACTAGTTTTTCAAAGCACGCTAAGCAAACTCTAACTGGATCATACAGCTGTTCTTCAGGCAACGGTAATCTCTTTTCGGAACAGGTTCCACAGAAAACCAGCCCACAATTCCTAGACAAAATTTGtggggaaaaaaaatacatgttaGCTGCTGTTCAAGTAGCCATCAAAAAGGGTGGCACGTATTAGTGACGGCTTTTTAAACTCGCTAAAGTAAAAAGGTACAGGTTTCCGATGAACACAAGAAGGGATCATTGGAAAAAGGTCATCTGAGATTTAACAAACGTCACTAATATAAATAGTTATGCAGAGTATAAGGCCTTCTGAATTAGTGAGTTACTATGACTATATTATGACTATAATTATAATGTTCAGGGCCGGGTTGtacaaagctgggttaagataacccgaGGGATAGTGCGAAATGTGATTTCAGAGATGAAAGAATAAAAAGCAAATTCGGTGTAATTCTtcttgtctacaatttgatgattagACTTTTGAacagattaaaatttaaccccgggttatcACTAAGCgcccttcaaacaactgggcccagagcATAATCATGCAGACTGAAAGCAGTACTGTTGCTATAGTTGACgtgtatgatatgaagaattatgcagacctCAGAGAGTGTTATCTGCCCTGGCCGATAACTCCTTTGCAATCATACTCAGcatcatccaataattgctgtTTATTAGTCTCAGATGACTTTTGAGCTTGTCATAAGTAATGATGACTCACAACAATTGGagactattattattgtaattttcaggtgaataacaaaatatttcaattaatATTGGGACAATAACTACCTGCAATGATGTTTTCTATTAGCAATCCAGAACTGTGTATCACATTTTGCACAGTTAGTTGCAGCATGATCTGGGACCCACAGAGTAGGCTGTGCCTCACTCTCTTCCACTTGAATCCAGCTCCCTTCATCACCACTGCCAAGTGACAGAGGCGGCTGTTCTCCACTTACACTTGATTCTGGTAATGAACACTGGTGGTGAAAAACAACGAAATAACATAATATTATTTCTTGCTTGTTCACTGGATggaaaaaatggatttacacAAATTTGTTTGCTGCAAATGTGTCAGAACATTTTGAAAACTGAGGAGTAAATCTGGGCAAAGATGGTGCCTAGTTATTTACACCCCGTTTTTTGATATGCAAACATGGCATTTGCCATCATTGCCCCTTATTCACCCCTTGTGACATATTTGTAAAGAGCAtatttgtgcaaatccattttttcgccCAGTGGTTTTACAAGACAGCATCGCCAAGTAGTTTAGCCATCAGCCAAGATTGTTTTTGATGGCCCTGTCATCATGGGTGTCAGTAGCTGATTGGTTTGCCTCTAACTAGTTACGCGTATCACTGTTTCTTGCTATGGTTAACTCATTGAGGTCATacgttttttaaagttatccactgaccagttgttgattttaataaatattgatcgcaggctcaggtctATACTGAAAAGGccaaataaattattaacttTATAACCTCGTCTGTTCAGTCATTACAAGGAAATCTCAGTCGCTATCACTCAGTCAATACATTAAGGCCTTGGtttgagatttccctgtaatgactcTCAGTTAACTGACTTTGTATTCACTTTCACATGCTACATACCACTTCATCGGCAAGATCACTTGTTCTTCCAACTGTCCCTCCCTCTGTGGACGTCATTCTTCTCCTTTGTGTATCCAACAGCTGTCTTTGCAGTGCTTCCACTTTAGCTTGGTGTGCCATTTCAATCTGCCGCAGTCTCTCTTGGACAGGATCAGAAACATATGTCAATCCATCTATGTCTAGGTACCTAGTGAAGAGTTCTGATGAGTTTGGTCTCAATGTTGATGTACTTGGTGTTGCTTCATGGGTACTGCCTGTAAGAGTTAAGTTGCTTGAAGATTTAGCTGGTGTCCCTTGAGAGTTTTCTGAACATTCTGTTACCTCTTCATCCGAAGGTATTCCTTTACTAAATGAAGAGCCATGCACTGTTTCAACCATGCATTGCCCTACATCACTACTTTCTTGCAAACCTTCCTCTTGCAGTGAAGATTGTTCTTCCACCACAGAAGTCATTTGTTGAGTCTCCTCTGTTAAACCTTCAGAGGAGGTCTTTTCAGAAGATTCCAGTCCATTTTCAATGGCAGAATCGCCTTCAGTTGAATCTAGAATAACAGTTTGTGTGCTACTAGACATACTGCTTTCTACATCACCAACACTTCTCAAACAGGAGTCTGATTGAGCACTAACATACACACTCTTTGACTCAAGAGCAACAGTGTCCTTTGCTATGGGTGTGCTTTGGGGTATGTCATTATCAGAAATATCAGTCCTACTTTCAGGGCAGCTCTTTGATTTCAAATTCCTATCTAAACTATCAAATAATTGTTTCCTATTGTCGTCAAGCGCTTGTTGATGTTTTAAACAGTCTTTGCACATCAGATTTCCATCAGATTTAGATGCTGTAACATGGCACGTCTGCAGAGCTTCTTCCTCTTGCACAATGCTGCTGTTAACACTTGGGAAAACAGGAGAGACAGGAGTGACACAAGCACTGCTTACTGAGTCACCATAATCACTAGTGTCTCCATTCTCCAACACCGTCTCAGAATAAGGAGTAGGGTTGGCAAGATATACGGCTGACCACAGCTGGAGACAACGAGGTTGACAGGAGGCTTGTAAAACCTTAAACCAAAGATATAAACCTCAATATCAACATAAaaatgtaataatattattagaaTTTGGTTGTGTTATCAGTGCAGCCAGAGGTtcaaaatcaaagtaaaaactatCGGGAACTTGTGGATGCATTGTCTAGAAAATAGAGAAGTCATGAATgcgataaaataaaatatttattttaagttgaaATGACTTAAAGAAGAAAATCTATCAATGTACCTATCAAAACACATTTTGTGTTTTCATGAGTTCATATTCCAACCTCATATCCAGGGTTCTCTTGATCACGACATGGCGTGAGTGAATGCACGCCTTAAGTTGCCCAAAGTACACTTtggtaacaacaacaaaatggtGTTTTCATATCAGGCAACTTTGGAACAAGCCAATGATCATCTATCTCAGGTCAGTGAGTGACTCCTTTGCATATCTCAACCCCAAAGTGATAACTTGAAAATGCCCTTCGGACATCCACCAGTTAATAATCTAGATGTCTAGTGGGAATTTACACCATTATTTCTTACCAAACTGATCAAGCAGTTTAGGAACTCTTGTAAGCTCAGAGACAATACTAGGATGAGATTACAACTGTACCTACATAAACTGTGTCAAAATGTTACCTGCTCAGAAGAAGAAGAGTACAGAAAATTCTTGAactctttatttttcagcttcAATAATGACCAAAGCGAGAAGGTACGTTTAAAGATATTTGCCTTCAGACGCTCACTTTCACTGTTGCAGAGGAATGTACCAAAGAGACAGGAATAGGCATGCTGTGCCAATTTTACCTGTTCAATAAAAAGAGAAGTTAACTTTCAAGAGGACTCAAACAGAAGCGAAAAAAGGGCAAGAGTCTGAGACATCTAAGTCAAAGACATTTCTTAAGTTGCACTCAAGGAAGGAGACCCAAAGACCTCTTATGCAGTCATGTCAAGATTTAGAAACCAGTAATAGGAAAGGCCTGAAGATGGGTGACACTTTTCCAATTCCCAGGAGGACTACCCCCTTGGATCTACGTTGCAGAATTATATTACTAGTACAAGTGCTGTGATTTCTCTATAAACCTGTATTTGTCTTCAAAGGGTATTGCATGggtttgaaaatgccaaaaatcttGTGGCACCTcaataatacagtaaaaacccacatataagaacctagaatttttgacctcaggctgaacaggttcttatattttagggtagtttttcacaattcagGCTGATTAGGTTCTTAAAAGATTCTTGTTTTTCAGAGGTTGCCATAGTGTAACCATTGGCAGCAATATTGTACTACTAATACATAATGGCAAACAATCAAGGTCCAAGAAGAACATCAATATGTTTCTATATTTTCTAAGTAAGATATTAAGATATTGAATCGTCTATATTGCATGGTAGCTTTATGGAAAACATACTTCtagtgaaaatccaaacaaaattaatataaaccaAAGAAAACCTATACACAATAAACTTTTGTCAAAAGTTTCTCACAAAATTAAAATCGAGAATTTTGACCATCAAAATTGAAGTGATTATTTttgtataagaacctattttccTTTGCCAGGCTGaaaaggttcttatatttttgggtatttaaatgccaaattccagcctgtaggttcttaaatcactaggttcttatatgtgggtttttactgtatgacACACAAAAATTTCCTAAGGTGTATAATAGCTATTTTCATTGCAAGGATGTTTGAAGGCTGGAGAGTTGTGAGATGTGGCTTTGGAGGAAGGTCTTAAACATATCTTGATCTGACAAAGTTGGAATGAAGAAGTATTGAGGTGTTTTGGTGAGGAGAGGGCCTTCATATCTGTTATCAACAGAAGACAGAGAGTCTGGCTTGGTCATACCCCACAGCATGGTGATCTAATCCCATCAGTTATATATGAGGGGAAAAAAATAGGAATGAGGCCACTTGCAAGACCTAGAATGGGAATGCTTGATAGAGTGAAGGATGGTGACCCTTGAATACTATAAGGAAGGACCTGCCTAAGGGCagaaaacacacacacacacttgaAGAACTGAAAACACAATGTCCAGTGTATGTCAAGTGACCTTTTCTTGAAACAATACACACGCACAAAATCTTACCAAAAATGATTCATTGAACTCAAATGAGCAGGGAAACTGCCTGGTGAGTTGATGAACGCAGTCCAACCATTGAAGGAACACTGGACACCTCTGGTTCTCATCCTGATTGTGCCCATGACCACACCTGTCTGCAAAACGATGACCAAACTCCAACCATTCACGAGTAACCAATACTTGGAATCCCTGGCAAGGGAAACATTACAACAGTTTGGGAAtacttaaaataatattttgaaagttcataaattattataaaattcAATTACATCAGCTTTTTGCTTGTGTACTTGATAGCTGAAAAGAGGAACTGTTGAGCAACAGGATAACAACAGTATGAAGCATTGTTTGTTCCTTACACCACCTGTACAGTAGTGACTGTATATCTGACCTGAATGGGCTGGCATTTAGAATAGCATTCATAGGCAACACATTG
Protein-coding sequences here:
- the LOC140952852 gene encoding phosphatidylinositol-3,5-bisphosphate 3-phosphatase MTMR3-like, whose product is MATEVDHEQPSSLVYVQASELFPKKTLVSDDNTTQVPFPELNGESVQYLERTSDAVLALSNFRLFIRFKDSFVNIPLRLIECVEMKDLVLMDINCKDARSFRIVFDNNEQCLNCSYHLTQCISPLSRIEDLFAFAFYAWCTDGKQSNSAEEEEFTSFCQRDAEQYSFMSEVRRMGFDNLRDAWRITDLNSNFELCCTYPKLHIVPAKITDKEMEAVGKFRTSGRFPSVVWRHMTNGAVIARCSQPEVGWFGWRSPEDEALLHAIGAACAMDSAASSLKKQLLKELGKTNLLSNGHIDGICNGDMTGNGDDDSVRDNKVTCEIEVAEQPKVLIVDARAYSAAVVNRAKGGGCECEEYYPGCEVLFMNLANIHTIRKSFQSLRTLCLGPRDSPNWWSSLEKTNWLHHISLLMKATNVVVNAIDKEQRPVVVHCSDGWDRTTQLVALAELMLDPYYRTIEGFQVLVTREWLEFGHRFADRCGHGHNQDENQRCPVFLQWLDCVHQLTRQFPCSFEFNESFLVKLAQHAYSCLFGTFLCNSESERLKANIFKRTFSLWSLLKLKNKEFKNFLYSSSSEQVLQASCQPRCLQLWSAVYLANPTPYSETVLENGDTSDYGDSVSSACVTPVSPVFPSVNSSIVQEEEALQTCHVTASKSDGNLMCKDCLKHQQALDDNRKQLFDSLDRNLKSKSCPESRTDISDNDIPQSTPIAKDTVALESKSVYVSAQSDSCLRSVGDVESSMSSSTQTVILDSTEGDSAIENGLESSEKTSSEGLTEETQQMTSVVEEQSSLQEEGLQESSDVGQCMVETVHGSSFSKGIPSDEEVTECSENSQGTPAKSSSNLTLTGSTHEATPSTSTLRPNSSELFTRYLDIDGLTYVSDPVQERLRQIEMAHQAKVEALQRQLLDTQRRRMTSTEGGTVGRTSDLADEVCSLPESSVSGEQPPLSLGSGDEGSWIQVEESEAQPTLWVPDHAATNCAKCDTQFWIANRKHHCRNCGLVFCGTCSEKRLPLPEEQLYDPVRVCLACFEKLVTLQERENEKTVNEGTIK